In a genomic window of Suricata suricatta isolate VVHF042 chromosome 12, meerkat_22Aug2017_6uvM2_HiC, whole genome shotgun sequence:
- the KCNG1 gene encoding potassium voltage-gated channel subfamily G member 1 — translation MTLLPGDNSDYDYSALSCASDASFHPAFFPQGQSLKGVFYRRAQRLRPRPQDAPRQGAQPEDRRRQIIINVGGIKYSLPWTTLEEFPLTRLGQLKACTNFDDILNVCDDYDVTCNEFFFDRHPGAFGTILTFLRAGKLRLLREMCALSFQEELLYWGVAEDRLDGCCKRRYLQKIEEFADVVERADDDDEPPSSEDPGSEDPGSEGEGRLGRCMRRLRDMVERPHSGLPGKVFACLSVLFVTVTAVNLSISTLPSLREEEEQGRCSQMCHNVFIVESVCVGWFSLEFLLRLIQAPSKFAFLRSPLTLIDMVAILPYYITLLVDGASAGRRKAGAGNSYLDKVGLVLRVLRALRILYVMRLARHSLGLQTLGLTARRCTREFGLLLLFLCVAIALFAPLLYVIENEMADSPEFTSIPACYWWAVITMTTVGYGDMVPRSTPGQVVALSSILSGILLMAFPVTSIFHTFSRSYLELKQEQERVMFRRAQFLIKTKSQLSNMSHDSDILFGSASSDTRDNN, via the exons ATGACCCTCTTACCGGGAGACAATTCTGATTACGACTACAGCGCCCTGAGCTGCGCCTCGGATGCCTCCTTCCACCCGGCCTTCTTCCCGCAGGGCCAGTCCCTCAAGGGCGTCTTCTACCGGCGCGCGCAGCGCCTGCGGCCCCGGCCCCAGGACGCGCCCCGCCAGGGCGCCCAGCCCGAGGACCGCCGGCGGCAAATCATCATCAACGTGGGCGGCATCAAGTACTCGCTGCCCTGGACCACGCTCGAGGAGTTCCCGCTGACGCGCCTGGGCCAGCTCAAGGCCTGCACCAACTTCGACGACATCCTGAACGTGTGCGATGACTACGACGTGACCTGCAACGAGTTCTTCTTCGACCGCCACCCGGGGGCCTTCGGCACCATCCTGACCTTCCTGCGCGCGGGCAAGCTCCGCCTGCTGCGGGAGATGTGCGCCCTGTCCTTCCAGGAGGAGCTGCTGTACTGGGGCGTGGCCGAGGACCGCCTGGACGGCTGCTGCAAGCGCCGCTACCTGCAGAAGATCGAGGAGTTCGCCGACGTGGTGGAGCGGGCCGACGACGACGACGAGCCGCCGTCCAGCGAGGACCCCGGCAGCGAGGACCCCGGCAGCGAGGGCGAGGGCCGCCTGGGCCGCTGCATGCGGAGACTGCGCGACATGGTGGAGAGGCCGCACTCCGGGCTGCCCGGCAAGGTGTTCGCCTGCCTCTCGGTGCTCTTCGTCACCGTCACCGCCGTCAACCTGTCCATCAGCACCCTGCCCAGCctgcgggaggaggaggagcag ggCCGGTGCTCGCAGATGTGCCACAACGTCTTCATTGTGGAGTCGGTGTGCGTGGGCTGGTTCTCCCTGGAGTTCCTCCTGCGGCTCATCCAGGCGCCCAGCAAGTTCGCCTTCCTGCGGAGCCCGCTGACGCTGATCGACATGGTGGCCATCCTGCCCTACTACATCACCCTGCTGGTGGACGGCGCGTCCGCGGGCCGCCGCAAGGCCGGCGCGGGCAACAGCTACCTGGACAAGGTGGGGCTGGTGCTGCGGGTCCTGCGCGCGCTGCGCATCCTGTACGTCATGCGTCTGGCCCGCCACTCCCTGGGGCTGCAGACGCTGGGGCTCACCGCCCGCCGCTGCACCCGCGAGTTCGGGCTCCTGCTGCTCTTCCTCTGCGTGGCCATCGCCCTCTTCGCGCCCCTCCTCTACGTCATCGAGAACGAGATGGCCGACAGCCCCGAGTTCACCAGCATCCCCGCCTGCTACTGGTGGGCCGTCATCACCATGACCACCGTGGGCTATGGAGACATGGTGCCCCGGAGCACGCCGGGCCAGGTGGTGGCGCTCAGCAGCATCCTCAGCGGCATCCTGCTCATGGCCTTCCCCGTGACCTCCATCTTCCACACCTTCTCGCGCTCCTACCTGGAGCTcaagcaggagcaggagagggtgatGTTCAGGAGGGCGCAGTTCCTCATCAAGACCAAGTCGCAGCTGAGCAACATGTCCCACGACAGTGACATCTTGTTCGGAAGTGCCTCCTCGGACACCAGAGACAACAACTGA